A single window of Melopsittacus undulatus isolate bMelUnd1 chromosome 22, bMelUnd1.mat.Z, whole genome shotgun sequence DNA harbors:
- the LOC117437485 gene encoding neuroblast differentiation-associated protein AHNAK-like, whose amino-acid sequence MEKQEETREILLPNWQGSGSHGITIDHTDDGVFVKRVQQNSPAARMGVVREGDQIISATVYFENLPSGEVAQLLSTMGQHTLGLRLQRRGDRSPVQPWGQDVLMGGSSPEVVLSGDDEEYRRIYTTKIKPRLRSEEGLEPEGAGMQSSTITVTKRVTAYTVDVTRRDGATGGDGATGGDGADIKVLIPTMETSVDPGTATMDAPCALGTAGITVSGPMDAAGGGSIVVEVPGCAGSGSMPVRAPGGSVTIGQAGFQVKGLDGKGSGSSMDAQGGMLPSAAAAPGVHGGIQAPTVDVSFPAMENQALDMGKIQIPVLKMPKFGFPVSGSDVPAPAPVMDVPISSIQVTGPGIPSASIEIPSPVGLKGAVKGPSVELPAAPIDIPSAKGKLHIPDVSLPQGPGVEVALPKGDVGVA is encoded by the exons ATGGAGAAGCAGGAGGAGACGCGGGAGATCCTGCTCCCCAACTGGCAGGGCAGCGGCTCTCACGGCATCACCATTGACCACACGGATGATGGAGTCTTTGTCAAGCGGGTGCAGCAGAACTCACCGGCTGCCAGGATGGGAGTCGTGAGGGAAG GTGACCAGATCATCAGTGCCACAGTTTACTTTGAGAACCTGCCGTCGGGGGAGGTGGCtcagctgctcagcaccatgGGGCAGCACACGCTGGGGCTGCGCCTGCAGCGCAGGGGGGACCGGTCCCCAGTGCAGCCCTGGGGCCAGGATGTCCTCATGGGGGGCAGCAGCCCCGAGGTGGTGCTG AGTGGGGATGATGAGGAGTACCGCAGGATCTACACCACCAAGATCAAGCCGCGGCTGCGGTCGGAGGAGGGGCTGGAGCCGGAGGGCGCCGGGATGCAGAGCAGCACCATCACCGTCACCAAGCGGGTGACAGCCTACACCGTGGATGTCACCCGCCGCGACGGGGCTACAGGCGGCGATGGAGCCACAGGCGGCGATGGAGCCGACATCAAGGTCCTCATCCCCACCATGGAAACCAGTGTGGATCCAGGGACAGCCACCATGGATGCTCCGTGTGCGCTGGGAACAGCCGGGATAACGGTGTCGGGACCGAtggatgctgctggggggggaTCCATTGTGGTGGAGGTACCGGGATGCGCCGGCTCCGGCTCCATGCCGGTGAGGGCCCCGGGAGGCTCCGTCACCATTGGACAAGCAGGATTCCAGGTCAAGGGGTTGGATGGGAAAGGCTCCGGTTCCAGTATGGATGCGCAAGGGGGGATGCtcccaagtgctgctgctgcccctggtgTGCATGGGGGGATCCAGGCTCCCACTGTGGATGTTTCCTTCCCGGCCATGGAAAACCAGGCTCTGGATATGGGAAAAATCCAGATTCCCGTGTTGAAAATGCCCAAATTTGGGTTCCCAGTGTCCGGATCTGATGTTCCGGCACCAGCTCCGGTCATGGACGTCCCCATCTCATCCATCCAAGTCACAGGACCTGGAATCCCATCTGCTTCCATTGAGATCCCATCCCCGGTGGGGCTGAAGGGGGCGGTGAAAGGCCCCAGTGTGGAGCTCCCAGCAGCCCCCATTGACATTCCCAGTGCCAAAGGGAAGCTCCATATACCCGACGTGAGCCTCCCACAGGGTCCTGGTGTGGAAGTGGCTCTGCCCAAGGGGGATGTTGGTGTTGCC
- the EEF1G gene encoding elongation factor 1-gamma, with translation MAVAGTLYTYPENWRAFKALIAAQYSGAKIRVLSSPPHFHFGQTNKSPEFLSKFPVGKVPAFEGDDGFCVFESNAIAYYVSNEELRGATKESAAQVVQWVNFADSDIVPPASTWVFPTLGIMHYNKQATEFAKEEVRRVLGVLDSHLRTQTFLVGERVSLADITVVCALLWLYKQVLEPSFRQPFGNVNRWFVTCLNQPQFKAVLGEVQLCEKMAQFDAKKFAEAQPRKEPPRKEKPPREEKRKEEKKPEPEEELDECEQALAAEPKAKDPFAHLPKSPFVLDEFKRKYSNEDTVSVALPHFWEHFDPQGWSLWFCQYRFPEELSQTFMSCNLITGMFQRLDKLRKNAFASVILFGTNNDSSISGVWLFRGQELAFPLSPDWQVDYESYSWRKLDPESQECRTLVREYFTWEGEFRHVGKPFNQGKIFK, from the exons ATGGCCGTGGCCGGG ACCCTGTACACGTACCCGGAGAACTGGCGAGCCTTCAAGGCGCTGATCGCGGCCCAGTACAGCGGGGCCAAGATCCGGGTCCTGTCCTCGCCCCCACACTTCCACTTCGGGCAGACCAACAAGAGCCCCGAGTTCCTGAGCAAGTTCCCGGTGGGGAAG GTCCCGGCGTTCGAGGGTGACGATGGTTTCTGTGTGTTTGAGAGCAACGCCATTGCCTACTATG TCAGCAATGAGGAGCTCCGTGGGGCCACCAAGGAGTCAGCCGCTCAGGTTGTGCAATGGGTGAACTTCGCTGACAGTGACATTGTTCCCCCTGCCAGCACTTGGGTGTTCCCCACACTGGGCATCATGCACTACAACAAGCAG GCCACGGAGTTTGCCAAGGAGGAGGTTCGTcgggtgctgggggtgctggacTCCCACCTGCGCACCCAGACCTTCCTGGTGGGAGAGCGCGTGTCCCTGGCTGACATCACTGTGGTCTGCGCCCTGCTCTGGCTCTACAAGCAG GTGCTGGAGCCCTCGTTCCGCCAGCCCTTTGGGAACGTCAACCGGTGGTTCGTGACCTGCCTGAACCAGCCCCAGTTCAAGGCGGTGCTGGGAGAGGTGCAGCTGTGTGAGAAGATGGCCCAGTTTGATG CCAAGAAGTTCGCAGAGGCTCAGCCGAGGAAGGAGCCCCCCCGCAAGGAGAAGCCCCCCcgggaggagaagaggaaggaggagaagaagccAGAGCCTGAGGAGGAGCTGGATGAGTGCGAGCAGGCGCTGGCGGCCGAGCCCAAGGCCAAGGACCCCTTCGCTCACCTGCCCAAGAG ccccttcGTGCTGGACGAGTTCAAACGCAAGTACTCCAATGAGGACACTGTCTCGGTGGCTCTGCCCCACTTCTGGGAGCACTTTGACCCCCAGGGCTGGTCCCTTTGGTTCTGTCAGTACCGGTTCCCTGAGGAGCTGAGCCAGACGTTCATGAGCTGCAACCTCATCACCG gGATGTTCCAGCGCCTGGACAAGCTCCGCAAGAACGCCTTTGCCTCTGTCATCCTGTTCGGCACCAACAACgacagcagcatctctggggTGTGGCTGTTCCGGGGACAGGAGCTGGCGTTCCCG CTCAGCCCCGACTGGCAGGTCGACTACGAGTCCTATTCGTGGCGGAAGCTGGATCCCGAGAGCCAGGAATGCCGGACGCTGGTCAGGGAATACTTCACATGGGAAGGGGAATTCCGGCACGTGGGAAAACCCTTTAACCAGGGCAAGATCTTCAAGTGA
- the POLR2G gene encoding DNA-directed RNA polymerase II subunit RPB7: protein MFYHISLEHEILLHPRYFGPNLLNTVKQKLFTEVEGTCTGKYGFVIAVTTIDNIGAGVIQPGRGFVLYPVKYKAIVFRPFKGEVVDAVVTQVNKVGLFTEIGPMSCFISRHSIPSEMEFDPNSNPPCYKTVDEDIVIQQDDEIRLKIVGTRVDKNDIFAIGSLMDDYLGLVS from the exons ATGTTCTATCAC ATCTCGCTGGAGCACGAGATCCTGCTGCACCCGCGATACTTCGGCCCCAACCTGCTCAACACGGTCAAGCAGAAACTGTTCACGGAGGTGGAGGGAACCTGCACCGGGAA gTACGGCTTCGTCATCGCTGTCACCACCATTGACAACATTGGGGCTGGGGTGATCCAGCCTGGCCGTGGGTTCGTGCTCTACCCCGTTAAGTACAAAGCCATCGTGTTCCGGCCCTTTAAGGGGGAGGTGGTGGATGCTGTGGTCACCCAGGTCAATAAG gttgGGCTCTTCACAGAGATCGGACCCATGTCCTGCTTCATATCCAGACAT tCCATCCCCTCGGAGATGGAGTTCGAccccaattccaaccccccctgctaCAAGACAGTGGACGAG gacaTTGTTATCCAGCAGGATGATGAGATCCGCCTGAAGATTGTGGGGACACGAGTGGATAAGAACGACATT TTCGCCATTGGCTCCCTCATGGATGATTACCTGG GCCTCGTCAGCTGA
- the INTS5 gene encoding integrator complex subunit 5 codes for MRVPDAAAAMSALCDPPGAASPPRPPPSTPTSLCLCPHCSAQELAQEVKAFLSGVDPAHGTKLSAQDHARCALLLLRSLPPARHAVLQHLRGLFDDQVCAHLLTRDTSGTTGTTGTTTAALEEVVQEVRHVLADFIRANPKAWAPVVSAWSIELMGQLSSKYAGRPGVPHANSLNELLQLWMGCPATRVLMDIYTQCLSAMIGGCPDACVDALLDTSVQHSPHFDWVVAHIGSSFPNTIISRVLSCGLKDFCAHGSAGDPLGTDKRVPKIASVVGILGHLASRHSGSIKQELLRMFHESLGPGRDQHQKAAVPFLLQLALMSPALLGTVSAELVDSLKPPVLNQLHQHFSSLPREELDNTMSIVVHLICQTSAGAHRILHFLVNTAMPASVITAPGPPLQDGVREACDRIIQLLLLHLQKLVHNRAGAGAGAAEAPVPRPVPFLDALRPHVRDLCLETLRLERKRFLWQHQLLALLAVYAAPHGATDALFHLLTLARTPDELALATQLHAVLSSCLTDLLPATVTTCVCQIHAGRLPDPQVAQLFRNLAAVVQADTGDGAPAMGPVLGPVLARHLPDLSQLLLHRDADVAEAACLLLSVLPLPRAPAPAPLLGAVRAATHQFFLVLRSQNTTSLGCSSRLLARLSSVSPAAAKAVLQQLVEGALRRGNAELFGASPDQPPQWDECGAGGAGVSLLDTNRRFTTAVNFTGGVWSVFHAGVIGRGPQVPQGRGEHPPEELTNNTQTFLRLLLLCARGARPGDTTTTIHPEAAKAIAAALVENVCPEAAGAELSWPPEEQARGTVERDLRICRRFQEHPLLLPLLRLVALGRPALCYCSVLLRGLLASLMAHWEGCRDAGTGASPWHLQASCALVAAMAEASLVPPVLGNMHELFPFLAPFEVHLLLLSLWEYLRDNGPFPQRFSFQPERGLFLRDFSRDGDVGKHLAVLHSVLHKNIHRLGLLAGRFYP; via the exons ATGCGCGTTCCCGACGCCGCCGCAGCCATGTCGGCGCTGTGCGACCCCCCCGGCGCCGCCAGCCCCCCCCGGCCGCCCCCCAG CACCCCCACCTCACTGTGTCTATGTCCCCATTGCAGTGCGCAGGAGCTGGCTCAGGAGGTCAAAGCCTTCCTGAGCGGTGTGGATCCGGCTCACGGCACGAAGCTGTCGGCACAGGACCACGCTCggtgtgctctgctgctgctacGGAGCCTGCCCCCCGCTCGCCATGCGGTGCTGCAGCACCTGCGGGGGCTGTTCGATGACCAGGTCTGTGCCCATCTGCTCACCCGCGACACCTCCGGTACAACCGGTACCACCGGTACAACCACCGCGGCGCTGGAGGAGGTGGTGCAGGAGGTGAGACACGTCCTGGCCGACTTCATCCGCGCCAACCCCAAGGCCTGGGCGCCGGTGGTGTCGGCCTGGTCCATAGAGCTGATGGGGCAGCTGAGCAGCAAGTACGCGGGCAGGCCTGGAGTGCCCCATGCCAACAGCCTCAATGAGCTCCTACAGCTGTGGATGGGGTGTCCGGCCACACGGGTGCTCATGGACATCTACACCCAGTGCCTGTCGGCAATGATCGGCGGCTGCCCCGATGCTTGTGTCGATGCCCTATTGGACACCTCAGTGCAACACTCACCACACTTCGATTGGGTCGTGGCTCATATTGGCTCCTCCTTCCCCAACACCATCATCAGCCGCGTGTTGTCCTGCGGCCTCAAGGACTTCTGTGCCCACGGCAGCGCCGGAGACCCGCTGGGCACCGACAAACGGGTGCCGAAGATCGCGTCGGTCGTGGGCATCTTGGGCCATTTGGCTTCACGTCACTCGGGCAGCAtcaagcaggagctgctgcgGATGTTCCACGAGAGCCTGGGCCCCGGCAGGGACCAGCACCAGAAGGCAGCGGTGCCgttcctgctgcagctggcGCTCATGTCCCCGGCGCTGCTCGGCACCGTGTCGGCAGAGCTGGTGGATTCCCTCAAGCCGCCTGTGCTCAACCAGCTGCACCAACACTTCTCGTCCCTGCCCCGCGAGGAGCTGGACAACACCATGAGCATCGTGGTTCACCTCATCTGCCAGACCTCGGCCGGCGCTCACCGTATCCTGCACTTCCTGGTGAACACGGCGATGCCGGCGTCGGTCATCACGGCACCGGGGCCTCCGCTGCAGGACGGGGTACGTGAGGCCTGCGACCGCATCATCCAGCTGCTATTGCTGCACCTGCAGAAGCTGGTGCACAACCgcgccggtgccggtgccggtgccgcgGAGGCGCCGGTGCCGCGGCCGGTGCCGTTCCTGGACGCGCTGCGGCCGCACGTGCGGGACCTGTGCCTGGAGACGCTGCGGTTGGAGCGCAAGCGTTTCCTAtggcagcaccagctgctggCGCTGCTGGCGGTGTATGCAGCACCACATGGTGCCACCGATGCCCTGTTCCACCTGCTGACGCTGGCACGGACACCGGATGAGCTGGCGCTGGCCACGCAGCTCCATGCGGTGCTGAGCTCCTGCCTAACCGACCTGCTCCCGGCCACCGTCACCACCTGCGTGTGCCAGATCCACGCCGGGCGCCTGCCGGACCCGCAGGTGGCTCAGCTCTTCCGGAACCTGGCGGCCGTGGTGCAGGCAGACACCGGGGATGGGGCTCCGGCCATGGGCCCGGTGCTGGGCCCGGTGCTGGCGCGGCACCTGCCCGACCTgagccagctgctgctgcaccgCGATGCCGACGTGGCCGAGGCCGCGTGCCTGCTGCTGTCGGTGCTGCCGCTGCCGCGGGCGCCGGCGCCGGCTCCGCTGCTCGGGGCCGTCAGAGCCGCCACGCACCAGTTCTTCCTGGTGCTCCGGAGCCAGAACACCAccagcctgggctgcagctcGCGGCTGCTGGCGCGGCTCAGTTCGGTGTCACCGGCGGCCGCCAAGGccgtgctgcagcagctggtggAGGGAGCCTTGCGCCGCGGTAACGCCGAGCTCTTCGGGGCCTCACCGGATCAACCCCCCCAATGGGATGAGTGCGGTGCCGGCGGCGCCGGCGTCTCATTGTTGGACACCAACCGGCGCTTCACAACCGCCGTCAACTTCACCGGTGGGGTCTGGTCCGTGTTCCACGCCGGAGTCATCGGCCGCGGGCCGCAGGTACCGCAGGGCCGCGGTGAACACCCACCGGAGGAGCTCACCAACAACACCCAAACCTTCCTGcgcctcctcctgctctgcgCCCGCGGCGCCCGTCCCGGTGACACCACAACCACCATCCACCCCGAGGCCGCCAAGGCCATAGCGGCCGCGCTGGTGGAGAACGTGTGTCCGGAGGCCGCCGGTGCCGAGCTGAGCTGGCCGCCCGAGGAGCAGGCGCGCGGGACGGTGGAACGGGACCTCCGCATCTGCCGCCGCTTCCAGGAGCAtccgctgctgctgccgctgctgcggCTCGTGGCGCTCGGCCGCCCCGCGCTCTGCTACTGCTCCGTGCTGCTCCGCGGGCTCCTCGCCAGCCTCATGGCGCATTGGGAAGGGTGCCGGGATGCCGGTACCGGAGCCTCCCCCTGGCACCTGCAGGCCTCGTGCGCCCTCGTGGCCGCCATGGCCGAGGCGTCGCTGGTGCCGCCGGTGCTGGGGAACATGCACGAGCTCTTCCCGTTCCTGGCCCCGTTCGAGGTCCATCTGCTGCTGTTGAGCCTATGGGAATACCTGCGGGATAATGGGCCCTTCCCGCAGAGGTTCAGCTTCCAGCCCGAGCGCGGGCTCTTCCTAAGGGATTTCTCCCGGGATGGGGATGTCGGGAAGCACTTGGCTGTGTTACACAGTGTCCTGCACAAGAACATCCACCGCTTGGGGCTCCTGGCCGGGCGCTTCTACCCATga
- the C22H11orf98 gene encoding uncharacterized protein C11orf98 homolog — translation MGIGGKINRPRTELKKKLFKRRRELARGGRQRKRRPLPRGRDPAQLWGKRRRKELKRLRAAERGVSGVPPPPAPEPRRPRRERAENVSAPDVEMAEVGDPPQQ, via the exons ATGGGGATCGGGGGGAAGATCAACCGGCCGCGGACG GAGCTCAAGAAGAAGCTGTTCAAGCGGCGCCGGGAGCTGGCGAGGGGGGGGCGGCAGCGGAAGCGGCG GCCCCTCCCCCGGGGCCGGGaccctgctcagctctgggggAAGCGGCGGAGGAAGGAACTGAAGAGGCTGCGGGCGGCGGAGAGGGGGG TTTCCGgtgtcccccctccccccgccccggAGCCCCGGAGACCCCGTAGGGAGCGAGCAGAGAACGTGAGCGCCCCCGACGTGGAGATGGCGGAAGTGGGAGACCCCCCCCAGCAATAA
- the UQCC3 gene encoding ubiquinol-cytochrome-c reductase complex assembly factor 3: MAALRRWALALLRGSVPVAVGLLLWVAMAAGDEKRQELLKALPEANPAVLAERRQHNRLIMAALREAAETDDNVAQRPVPWRK; this comes from the exons ATGGCGGCTCTGAGGCGCTGGGCCCTGGCCCTGCTCCGGGGCTCGGTTCCGGTCGCGGTCGGGCTCCTGCTGTGGGTGGCGATGGCCGCGGGGGACGAGAAGCgtcaggagctgctgaag GCCCTGCCCGAGGCCAACCCCGCGGTGCTGGCGGAGCGGAGGCAGCACAACCGGCTCATCATGGCGGCGCTGCGGGAGGCGGCCGAGACCGACGACAACGTGGCGCAGCGGCCGGTGCCGTGGCGGAAGTGA
- the BSCL2 gene encoding seipin, protein MAVGPAQWGQALGALLSGARRAALRLGVAACAALLLLWASLFLYGTFYYSYVPTVAFVRPVHYAFRTDCGSPGPELCSFPTANVSLLGGNREKVLLYGQLYRISLELELPESPVNRALGMFMVTITCYGAGGRPLATAARPAMLHYRSRLLRTLDTVAFALLFLSGFAEQKQTVEVELYSQYREDSYEPTVGAVLEIQSKRIQLYRAQLRVHAHFTGLRYLLYHFPVTSAVLGVAGNFALLSLLLLAGYLQWAWPRAGPAPSASRSQSAPAAREQQEEGGGEGLCPLMPLPPPPAPPPQLVGPMDPDAESEHPPEVEPSAPPPPEEQDKEGEGPEEEVGEGPEDQGEAPPPLPSPRRRTTCSSS, encoded by the exons ATGGCTGTGGGGCCGGCGCAGTGGGGCCAGGCCTTGGGGGCGCTGCTGAGTGGGGCCCGGAGGGCAGCTCTGCGCTTGGGGGTCGCGGCCTGcgctgccctcctgctgctctgggccTCCCTCTTCCTCTATGGCACCTTCTACTACTCCTATGTCCCCACCGTGGCCTTCGTCCGCCCCGTCCATTATGCCTTCag GACTGACTGTGGGTCCCCAGGAcctgagctctgctccttccccactGCCAACGTGTCCTTGCTGGGAGGGAATAGGGAGAAG gtgcTGCTCTATGGGCAGCTCTATCGCATCtccctggagctggagctgccggAGTCACCAGTGAACAGAGCCCTGGGCATGTTCATGGTCACCATCacctgctatggggcaggcggCCGCCCCCTGGCCACAGCCGCACGCCCG GCCATGCTCCATTACCGCTCGCGCCTCCTGCGCACGCTGGACACTGTGGCCTTcgccctcctcttcctcagcgGCTTCGCGGAGCAGAAGCAGACGGTGGAGGTGGAGCTGTACTCCCAGTACCGCGAGGACTCG TACGAGCCCACAGTGGGGGCAGTGCTGGAGATCCAGAGCAAACGCATCCAGTTGTACCGGGCACAGCTCAGGGTTCACGCTCACTTCACCGGCCTGAG GTACCTGCTCTACCACTTCCCGGTGACGTCAGCGGTTCTGGGCGTGGCCGGGAACTTCGCGCTcctcagcctgctgctgctcgCCGGGTACCTGCAGTGGGCGTGGCCACgcgcaggccccgccccctccgccTCCCGCAGCCAATCAGCGCCCGCCGCGAGGGaacagcaggaggaggggggaggggagg GGCTGTGTCCATTgatgcccctccccccccccccagcgcccCCCCCGCAGCTCGTGGGCCCCATGGATCCGGATGCAG aGTCGGAGCACCCACCGGAAGTCGAGCCCagcgcccctcccccccccgaggagcaggacaaggagggggaggggccggaggaggaggtgggggaggggccgGAGGACCAAGgggaggccccgccccctctcccctccccccgccGCCGCACCACgtgctccagctcctga